The proteins below come from a single Demetria terragena DSM 11295 genomic window:
- a CDS encoding alpha/beta fold hydrolase, with product MTRTVRPTRRRLTLAAAAATLAAGSLAVSSAAPAQAAEIREGNLATAVYKYTFAPNSTAGANDWNCKPSAENPNPVVMLPGTFFNHGANFIKIGPRLKNNGFCTFALNYGQTAASFGRVGGLGSIKDSAQQLDEFVTKVLKSTGAKKVDILGHSQGGNVPIWWIKKMGGASKTGNYVGWAPSSRGTDLNGLITLANGLGAMGFITGVSNVGQFPGVTDQANTSAYTKELFPDGSSDVPSGPKYTVIATEQDKVVTPYTRQTLSGSDVNNIVLQDKCPKDLAGHVGLFNDEPTMQMTLNAFKGGPKNFQPECRSYGVPLL from the coding sequence GTGACTCGCACCGTTCGACCGACTCGACGCCGCCTCACCCTTGCCGCGGCGGCAGCCACGCTCGCCGCGGGATCGCTCGCCGTCTCGAGTGCCGCGCCCGCCCAGGCGGCCGAGATCCGCGAAGGCAATCTGGCGACCGCCGTCTACAAATACACCTTTGCACCGAACAGCACCGCCGGCGCCAACGACTGGAACTGCAAACCGTCCGCCGAGAATCCCAACCCCGTCGTGATGCTCCCCGGGACGTTCTTCAACCACGGCGCTAACTTCATCAAGATCGGCCCACGCCTGAAAAACAACGGGTTCTGCACCTTCGCCCTGAACTACGGACAGACCGCCGCCTCGTTTGGCCGAGTCGGTGGCCTCGGCTCGATCAAGGACTCCGCCCAGCAGTTGGATGAGTTTGTCACCAAGGTGCTCAAATCCACTGGCGCAAAAAAGGTCGACATTCTTGGCCACTCCCAGGGTGGCAACGTTCCCATCTGGTGGATCAAGAAGATGGGCGGTGCGTCCAAGACCGGGAACTATGTCGGCTGGGCACCCAGCAGCCGTGGCACCGACCTCAACGGCCTCATCACCCTGGCCAACGGGTTGGGAGCCATGGGATTCATTACCGGCGTGTCCAACGTGGGCCAGTTCCCCGGGGTGACCGACCAGGCCAACACCAGCGCGTACACCAAGGAGTTGTTCCCCGACGGCTCCTCGGATGTGCCTAGCGGTCCGAAGTACACCGTCATCGCGACCGAGCAGGACAAGGTGGTGACGCCGTACACCCGCCAAACGTTGTCGGGGTCCGACGTCAACAACATCGTGCTCCAGGACAAGTGCCCGAAGGACCTCGCGGGTCACGTGGGCTTGTTCAATGACGAACCGACGATGCAGATGACGCTGAACGCGTTCAAGGGCGGACCAAAGAACTTCCAGCCTGAGTGCCGCAGCTACGGCGTCCCGCTCCTTTAG
- the dapD gene encoding 2,3,4,5-tetrahydropyridine-2,6-dicarboxylate N-succinyltransferase — MTDERKAWGFGLATETTSGDVLDTWFPQPQLGAAPADQDGPYAAPAALGALAEEDPRRGVRTRVVRADIDLDEAPQDVPDAYLRLHLLSHCLVEPNTINLDGLFGVLNNVVWTSAGPCPVEGFEAIRLELRQTGPVQVFGVDKFPRMTDYVIPAGVRIADADRVRLGAHLAAGTTVMHEGFCNFNAGTLGASMVEGRIVQGVVVGDGSDIGGGASIMGTLSGGGTERVSIGQRCLIGAQAGIGIALGDDCVVEAGLYVTAGTKVTLEDGTVVKAKELSGRDGLLFIRNSTTGVVECRGRSGHGIQLNDDLHAN, encoded by the coding sequence ATGACCGACGAGCGCAAAGCATGGGGCTTCGGCCTGGCCACTGAGACCACCTCCGGCGACGTCCTCGACACCTGGTTCCCACAGCCACAACTCGGTGCAGCACCCGCGGACCAGGACGGGCCATACGCTGCCCCGGCGGCACTGGGAGCCCTTGCGGAAGAGGACCCTCGGCGCGGTGTCCGTACCCGCGTCGTACGGGCCGACATCGACCTCGATGAGGCACCGCAAGACGTTCCGGACGCTTACCTGCGCCTGCATCTCCTGTCGCACTGCCTGGTCGAGCCCAACACGATCAACCTCGACGGGCTCTTCGGCGTGCTGAACAACGTGGTGTGGACCAGTGCGGGTCCCTGCCCGGTCGAAGGCTTCGAGGCGATCCGCCTGGAATTGCGCCAGACGGGCCCGGTGCAGGTGTTCGGCGTGGACAAGTTCCCCCGCATGACCGACTACGTCATTCCTGCTGGCGTCCGCATCGCCGACGCCGACCGCGTCCGCCTCGGCGCTCACCTCGCCGCTGGCACCACCGTGATGCATGAAGGCTTTTGCAACTTCAACGCGGGCACTTTGGGCGCTTCCATGGTCGAAGGCCGCATCGTGCAGGGCGTCGTCGTGGGTGACGGCTCCGACATCGGCGGGGGCGCCTCCATCATGGGGACCCTGTCCGGCGGCGGCACCGAGCGGGTATCCATCGGCCAGCGCTGCCTGATCGGGGCCCAGGCCGGTATCGGGATCGCGCTCGGCGACGATTGCGTTGTCGAGGCTGGGCTCTACGTCACCGCAGGCACCAAGGTCACCCTTGAAGATGGAACCGTCGTCAAGGCCAAAGAGTTGTCTGGGCGTGACGGGTTGCTCTTCATCCGCAACTCGACCACCGGCGTCGTGGAGTGCCGGGGCCGCTCGGGCCACGGCATTCAGCTCAACGACGACTTGCACGCCAACTGA
- a CDS encoding CDP-alcohol phosphatidyltransferase family protein, with amino-acid sequence MASLTTPLAVDPGRSQPPDPIGRLSTTPNLITILRTALAVGIATYALAEHNGTGLMVGYAVYWIGDVADGWTARRLRQETRLGAVLDIVGDRACTALLGATALTFAPHLWFLAALFFVSFMVIDTMLSLAFLAWPLLSPNDFHRVDRLVWRLNWWPPAKCLNTAAVVLLVIAGFPTVAYAVCIVVLASKVWSCRRVVEALGDRWP; translated from the coding sequence ATGGCTTCTCTCACGACTCCGCTCGCGGTTGACCCTGGCCGATCCCAACCTCCCGACCCAATTGGTCGCTTGAGCACCACGCCCAACCTCATCACTATCCTGCGTACCGCTCTGGCGGTTGGTATAGCGACCTATGCGCTCGCCGAGCACAATGGCACTGGGCTGATGGTGGGATATGCCGTCTATTGGATCGGTGATGTCGCCGATGGTTGGACAGCCCGTCGACTGCGCCAAGAGACGCGCTTGGGTGCGGTCCTCGACATCGTGGGTGACCGCGCATGCACCGCGTTGCTCGGCGCCACGGCCCTGACCTTTGCGCCCCATCTGTGGTTTCTCGCAGCACTCTTCTTTGTCAGTTTCATGGTCATCGACACGATGTTGTCGTTAGCGTTTCTCGCGTGGCCACTGTTGAGCCCCAACGATTTTCACCGCGTCGATCGCCTGGTGTGGCGCCTGAACTGGTGGCCTCCGGCTAAGTGCCTGAACACCGCAGCGGTGGTCTTGCTCGTGATTGCAGGATTCCCAACGGTGGCCTACGCGGTTTGCATTGTGGTGCTGGCGAGCAAGGTGTGGTCCTGCCGCCGCGTGGTGGAAGCGTTGGGGGACCGTTGGCCATGA
- the fdxA gene encoding ferredoxin, whose amino-acid sequence MTYVIAQPCVDLKDKACIEECPVDCIYEGKRSLYIHPDECVDCGACEPVCPVEAIYYEDDTPEEWADYYKANVEFFDDLGSPGGAAKLGVIEKDHPIIEALPPQEHDE is encoded by the coding sequence GTGACTTACGTCATTGCTCAGCCGTGCGTCGACCTGAAGGACAAGGCGTGCATCGAGGAATGCCCGGTCGACTGCATCTATGAGGGCAAGCGATCGCTCTACATTCACCCCGACGAATGCGTCGATTGCGGTGCCTGCGAGCCGGTCTGCCCGGTTGAGGCGATCTATTACGAGGATGACACTCCCGAGGAGTGGGCCGACTACTACAAGGCCAACGTCGAATTCTTCGACGACCTCGGAAGCCCTGGCGGTGCAGCCAAGCTCGGTGTGATCGAGAAGGATCACCCGATCATCGAGGCGCTGCCGCCGCAAGAGCACGACGAGTGA
- the dapC gene encoding succinyldiaminopimelate transaminase, protein MDLPDFPWDSLAAAKAVAAQHPDGIVDLSVGTPVDPTPDLLQEALRDAANAPGYPQTWGTPSLREAISAWFARRRGATGIDPDGVLPTIGSKELVAWLPTLLGLGKGDEVAFPAVAYPTYDVGARIAGASPRPMTSLVELGPGPAPKVLWLNTPSNPTGQVLGVDHLKKVVDWARARGVLVVSDECYAELDWRADADGPTTPSVLDDRVTGGTHEGVLVVYSTSKQSNLAGYRAAFVAGDPSVVRQLLEVRKHAGMIPPWPVQRALEAAVSDDEHVAVQKERYAARRAVLRPALESAGWRIDHSEAGLYLWATRGEPCRETVDWLAKCGILAAPGDFYGRTGAEHVRIALTASDERIAAAARRLP, encoded by the coding sequence ATGGACCTTCCCGACTTCCCCTGGGACAGTCTCGCGGCGGCCAAAGCCGTCGCCGCGCAGCACCCGGACGGCATCGTCGACCTTTCGGTCGGCACTCCCGTCGACCCGACACCCGACCTCCTCCAGGAGGCGCTGCGTGATGCGGCGAATGCTCCGGGCTACCCCCAGACATGGGGTACGCCATCGCTGCGGGAGGCGATCTCCGCCTGGTTCGCCAGGCGCCGTGGTGCAACCGGCATCGACCCCGACGGGGTGCTGCCCACCATCGGCAGCAAAGAACTGGTGGCCTGGCTGCCCACCCTGCTGGGCCTCGGAAAGGGCGACGAGGTCGCCTTCCCGGCGGTGGCATACCCGACCTATGACGTCGGCGCTCGGATCGCGGGCGCCTCGCCGCGCCCGATGACGAGCTTGGTCGAGCTCGGACCCGGACCCGCGCCAAAGGTGTTGTGGCTCAACACCCCGAGCAACCCGACCGGCCAGGTGCTCGGTGTGGACCATCTCAAGAAGGTCGTGGACTGGGCGCGTGCGCGCGGGGTGCTAGTGGTCAGCGATGAGTGTTACGCCGAGCTGGACTGGCGAGCTGACGCAGACGGTCCGACGACGCCGAGCGTGTTGGACGATCGGGTGACCGGTGGGACCCATGAGGGCGTCCTGGTGGTCTACTCCACCTCCAAGCAATCAAACCTGGCTGGCTATCGCGCGGCCTTTGTCGCGGGCGATCCCTCAGTGGTGCGCCAACTTCTCGAGGTACGCAAGCACGCGGGAATGATCCCGCCCTGGCCGGTCCAGCGCGCACTTGAGGCCGCGGTCAGCGATGACGAGCATGTGGCAGTCCAGAAAGAACGCTATGCGGCCCGTCGCGCCGTGCTGCGCCCCGCACTGGAGAGCGCCGGCTGGCGGATTGATCACAGCGAGGCGGGCCTATACCTGTGGGCGACCCGTGGCGAGCCCTGTCGCGAAACCGTCGACTGGCTGGCCAAGTGCGGCATCCTGGCCGCCCCGGGGGACTTCTACGGCCGCACCGGCGCCGAGCACGTACGCATCGCCCTGACCGCCTCCGACGAGCGGATTGCTGCCGCCGCAAGGCGACTGCCATAG
- a CDS encoding citrate synthase, protein MSNEGAATFQAVGKTLELPLHPATEGNSGYEISSLLKDTGNTTLDVGYTNTASCQSKITYIDGDAGILRYRGYPIDQLAQDSSFLEVCYLLIYGDLPSNEQLDAFTAKVNRHTLLDEDLKVLLEAFPRDAHPMSVLSAAVSALGTFYPDSLAIDDPDQIEQSTIRLLAKLPTIAAYAFKKSQGQPTLYPDNSLDLVGNFLRMTFGFPTEDYEIDPVVHRALDQLFILHADHEQNCSTSTVRLVGSAHANLFASISAGIHALSGPLHGGANSAVLAMLDEIHASGDDVDTFMNKVKNKEAGVRLMGFGHRVYKNYDPRATIVKETAHEVLEKMGVDDPQLEIAMRLEEIALADEYFVERKLYPNVDFYTGIIYKAMGFPTDMFTVLFAIGRLPGWIAQWREMMEDPATKIGRPRQVYIGETLRDYVAPADR, encoded by the coding sequence ATGAGCAACGAAGGCGCTGCGACCTTCCAGGCTGTCGGGAAGACACTTGAGCTTCCGCTTCACCCAGCCACCGAAGGCAACTCCGGCTACGAAATCTCGTCGCTGCTGAAAGACACGGGCAACACCACGCTCGATGTCGGCTACACCAACACTGCGTCCTGCCAGTCGAAGATCACCTACATCGATGGTGACGCAGGGATCCTGCGTTACCGCGGGTATCCGATCGACCAGCTGGCTCAAGACTCAAGCTTCCTAGAGGTTTGCTACCTCTTGATCTATGGCGACCTGCCGAGCAATGAACAGCTCGACGCGTTCACGGCCAAGGTCAACCGTCACACCCTGCTTGATGAGGACCTCAAGGTCCTCCTCGAGGCCTTCCCACGTGACGCGCACCCGATGTCGGTTCTCTCGGCGGCCGTGTCCGCGCTCGGGACCTTCTACCCAGACTCACTGGCGATCGACGACCCTGACCAGATCGAGCAGTCGACCATTCGGTTGTTGGCCAAGCTGCCAACGATCGCGGCCTATGCGTTCAAGAAGAGCCAGGGCCAGCCGACGCTCTACCCGGACAACAGCCTTGACCTGGTGGGCAACTTCCTGCGGATGACCTTCGGGTTCCCCACGGAGGACTACGAAATCGACCCGGTCGTTCACCGGGCCCTGGACCAGTTGTTCATCCTCCATGCTGACCACGAGCAGAACTGTTCGACCTCGACGGTGCGCCTTGTCGGTTCGGCTCACGCCAATCTGTTCGCCTCGATCAGCGCGGGCATCCACGCCCTGTCCGGACCGCTGCACGGCGGCGCGAACTCGGCAGTTTTGGCGATGCTGGATGAGATCCACGCCAGCGGCGACGACGTCGACACCTTCATGAACAAGGTCAAGAACAAGGAAGCTGGCGTACGCCTCATGGGCTTCGGGCACCGGGTCTACAAGAACTACGACCCGCGCGCGACCATCGTCAAGGAGACCGCGCACGAGGTGCTCGAGAAGATGGGTGTCGATGACCCACAGCTCGAGATCGCCATGCGGTTGGAAGAGATCGCGTTGGCCGACGAATACTTCGTCGAGCGCAAGTTGTACCCCAACGTCGACTTCTACACCGGCATCATTTACAAGGCGATGGGCTTCCCGACCGACATGTTCACCGTGTTGTTCGCTATCGGGCGCCTGCCGGGCTGGATTGCCCAGTGGCGCGAGATGATGGAGGACCCGGCGACCAAGATCGGTCGTCCGCGGCAGGTCTACATCGGCGAGACCTTGCGCGACTACGTCGCACCGGCAGATCGCTGA
- a CDS encoding sensor histidine kinase: MAPHLALTRARRPSGAWRNRALRAKDTLYDQFAELHRLGVTIAATGVLIGFFVAVVAEKMPGGGQFIALLLVVFAARTRRSDLKVWVFAVAAVIPAWNSSSSSLGSAIMVGCLIFLGIVLAPERLHWVPIVAAVVAGLAPPNMGDFGYVSLPHNSTFAAAIGLTLGIASRRAAQREHHLRVRTEASESHAVWLEQRTALARELHDVVGHHVTAMVIQAEAGRVSDPRSALTRIADLGRTALVELDALVVHLRDPQAAANTAAPPRLADINPALTAPLTQSGIAVDVDVEETSHIGEVVELAAYRIVQEGLTNVLKHAVAQRVWVVVRVTDSHLRLSVLDDGRGPGPGAGSGLTGINERVTSLGGFWEFAARPGGGSQLDAFLPLPQGTL; the protein is encoded by the coding sequence GTGGCACCTCACCTGGCCTTGACCCGCGCGCGGCGACCGAGCGGCGCCTGGCGCAACCGCGCGCTCCGGGCCAAGGACACGTTGTACGACCAGTTCGCTGAACTGCACCGACTCGGCGTCACGATTGCGGCGACGGGCGTCTTGATTGGCTTCTTTGTCGCGGTCGTGGCGGAGAAGATGCCCGGCGGCGGGCAGTTCATCGCGCTGCTCTTGGTGGTCTTCGCCGCGAGAACGAGGCGCTCCGACCTCAAGGTGTGGGTCTTCGCTGTGGCAGCCGTCATCCCTGCGTGGAACAGTTCGAGCAGCAGCCTTGGGTCGGCAATCATGGTCGGTTGTTTGATCTTCCTTGGCATCGTGCTCGCGCCTGAACGCCTGCACTGGGTGCCCATCGTGGCGGCCGTCGTGGCCGGACTCGCGCCGCCGAACATGGGCGACTTCGGCTACGTCTCGCTGCCGCACAACAGCACGTTCGCGGCGGCTATTGGCTTGACCCTCGGCATCGCCAGCCGTCGCGCGGCACAGCGCGAGCATCACTTGCGGGTGCGTACCGAAGCCAGTGAGTCCCACGCGGTGTGGCTCGAACAGCGCACCGCGTTAGCCCGGGAACTCCACGACGTGGTGGGCCACCACGTCACCGCCATGGTGATCCAGGCCGAGGCTGGCCGAGTCAGCGATCCGCGATCGGCATTGACCAGGATCGCGGACCTCGGGCGCACCGCCCTGGTCGAGTTGGACGCACTAGTGGTGCACTTGCGTGACCCCCAGGCGGCCGCAAACACTGCGGCGCCACCGCGATTGGCAGATATCAACCCGGCCCTCACGGCTCCCCTCACCCAATCCGGTATTGCCGTCGATGTCGACGTCGAGGAGACCTCCCACATCGGCGAAGTGGTCGAACTAGCGGCCTACCGCATCGTTCAGGAGGGACTGACCAATGTCCTGAAACACGCTGTGGCGCAACGGGTGTGGGTCGTGGTGCGTGTCACCGACTCACACCTTCGGCTCAGCGTCTTGGACGACGGACGCGGACCCGGACCGGGTGCTGGCTCGGGGCTCACCGGAATCAACGAACGGGTGACTTCGCTCGGCGGCTTTTGGGAATTCGCCGCTCGACCTGGCGGAGGCAGCCAACTCGATGCCTTCCTCCCGCTACCTCAAGGCACGCTGTGA
- a CDS encoding TetR/AcrR family transcriptional regulator: MTEAVRLLDEAGDSALTFRALAHRLGGGVASIYWYVDSKDELFDRAADFVMDGVLDEIEGLMNPDPIDDLRRTAIVLYDAVVSRPWLGSYFMRNTGSQPNSLRYYERVGQQVLRLKLPPLESFHATSAVIGYVVGVAADLGQQPPEDVTNGTVARDEYFAGAVAAWRDLDPDEWPFLHAIVDVFENHDDALQFRAGLDLLLEGLRRQARDADSVR; the protein is encoded by the coding sequence ATGACCGAAGCGGTTCGGCTGCTCGATGAAGCTGGGGACTCAGCACTGACCTTCCGGGCGCTCGCGCACCGTCTCGGTGGTGGTGTCGCCAGCATCTACTGGTACGTCGACAGCAAGGACGAGTTGTTCGATCGGGCCGCCGACTTCGTCATGGACGGGGTGCTGGATGAAATTGAGGGGCTCATGAACCCCGACCCGATCGACGACCTGCGTCGCACTGCGATCGTGCTCTACGACGCGGTCGTTTCCCGGCCGTGGTTGGGCTCCTACTTCATGCGCAATACGGGCAGTCAGCCAAACTCACTGCGCTACTACGAACGAGTGGGTCAACAGGTGCTCCGTCTCAAGTTGCCGCCGCTGGAGAGTTTCCATGCGACCTCCGCCGTCATCGGGTATGTCGTGGGCGTCGCAGCTGACCTGGGTCAGCAGCCGCCCGAGGATGTCACCAACGGAACGGTGGCGCGCGATGAGTACTTCGCTGGGGCGGTGGCGGCATGGAGGGACCTCGACCCAGACGAATGGCCGTTCCTCCACGCCATCGTTGACGTCTTCGAGAATCACGACGATGCGCTGCAGTTCCGGGCCGGCCTCGACCTGCTCCTGGAAGGGTTGCGGCGGCAAGCACGCGACGCCGACTCAGTCAGGTGA
- a CDS encoding GNAT family N-acetyltransferase — MNASPSEPHLTSGDTRPHNRQLGVGSRVVLRYRDADGALTDALGELLSFDDEVAVVRTRRGDVRVPRDAIVTGKEVPPAAKRPGRPHRVVGAADLQELMVGGMPPLESHWQGRWLLRAANGYTGRANSVLPLGDPGMPVADAITAIERWYDSRGLPGLVQVYGPTAAEALNSGIGRDLVAAEWRAMPDVLVMTAPTDAVVAAAGSPEHDVAVTERVSDRWIAGATARERDNSGTLTQILGRVRDGRYVTLGTDRIPDAVGRLALGRGWAGIFAVHVQPSLRRQGLARRTVGVLARAAQAAGAQATYLQVEAGNTAAVTLYESLGFETHHEYAYLRHPSQASTSGI; from the coding sequence ATGAATGCGTCGCCGAGTGAGCCTCACCTGACTTCGGGCGACACCCGCCCACATAACCGGCAGTTAGGCGTGGGATCACGTGTGGTTTTGCGTTATCGCGATGCTGACGGGGCGCTGACCGACGCTCTCGGTGAGTTGCTTTCTTTCGACGACGAGGTGGCCGTCGTGCGTACCCGCCGCGGCGACGTTCGAGTCCCCCGCGACGCCATCGTCACCGGCAAGGAAGTCCCGCCGGCTGCGAAACGTCCTGGCCGACCCCATCGGGTAGTCGGCGCCGCCGACCTGCAAGAACTCATGGTCGGCGGGATGCCACCACTGGAGTCGCACTGGCAGGGACGCTGGCTACTTCGCGCGGCCAATGGCTACACCGGGCGCGCGAATAGCGTTCTGCCACTAGGAGATCCAGGGATGCCAGTGGCGGACGCCATCACTGCGATCGAACGCTGGTACGACAGCCGCGGGCTTCCCGGGTTGGTTCAGGTTTATGGGCCAACCGCCGCCGAAGCGCTGAATAGCGGTATCGGTCGGGACCTGGTGGCGGCCGAGTGGCGGGCAATGCCTGACGTCTTGGTGATGACGGCACCGACCGACGCCGTGGTGGCTGCAGCGGGTTCACCTGAGCACGATGTCGCGGTCACCGAGCGGGTAAGCGATCGCTGGATTGCGGGCGCCACCGCTCGCGAGCGGGACAATTCAGGCACGCTCACGCAGATTCTGGGACGAGTCCGCGACGGGAGATATGTGACGTTGGGCACAGACCGCATTCCGGACGCCGTGGGGCGCCTGGCGCTCGGACGAGGCTGGGCCGGGATTTTCGCCGTGCACGTGCAGCCGAGTCTGCGACGGCAGGGCCTGGCGCGACGTACGGTCGGCGTGCTCGCCCGCGCGGCGCAGGCGGCCGGAGCGCAGGCGACGTACCTGCAGGTGGAGGCCGGCAACACGGCCGCCGTGACGCTGTACGAGTCCCTGGGCTTTGAGACGCACCACGAATACGCCTACCTCCGCCACCCCTCGCAAGCATCGACTAGCGGCATATGA
- a CDS encoding peptidase E: MTAPEPTILATSGGIRPGGHTFFEFSALSTFAVELAGITGRAPRVCFLATALGDNEAVLARLHDAARLAGWQSSHVQLFPMPNVPDIREHLLAQDVVWVMGGSVAGLLAMWRVHRVHEAMRAAWEAGVVLTGVSAGSICWHIGGTTDSFGTDLRPVTNGLALLPYSNGVHYDSEPQRRPLFQSLITDGALPPGYATDDGVGLLYRGTELAEAVTEVDGKGAYWVERGSGCAAVEARLEVRRLT; this comes from the coding sequence ATGACCGCACCTGAGCCAACCATCCTGGCGACCTCGGGTGGCATCAGACCGGGCGGGCACACCTTCTTTGAGTTCAGCGCGCTCTCGACCTTCGCCGTTGAGTTGGCCGGAATCACCGGGCGAGCCCCGAGAGTCTGCTTTCTGGCCACGGCGCTAGGAGACAACGAAGCGGTGCTCGCGCGGTTGCATGATGCGGCACGGCTAGCGGGCTGGCAGTCCAGTCACGTACAGCTCTTTCCGATGCCCAACGTCCCCGACATCCGGGAGCACCTGCTCGCCCAGGACGTGGTCTGGGTGATGGGCGGCAGCGTCGCCGGGTTGCTCGCGATGTGGCGTGTGCACCGGGTCCACGAGGCGATGCGAGCGGCATGGGAGGCGGGCGTGGTCCTCACCGGCGTCTCGGCTGGCTCGATCTGCTGGCATATCGGCGGTACGACCGACTCGTTTGGCACGGATCTGCGGCCGGTCACAAATGGGCTGGCGCTCCTGCCCTACAGCAACGGCGTCCATTACGACTCGGAACCGCAACGCCGTCCGCTATTCCAGTCCCTTATCACCGACGGCGCCCTTCCGCCCGGGTATGCCACCGACGACGGAGTCGGATTGCTTTACCGCGGAACGGAATTGGCCGAAGCCGTCACCGAGGTCGACGGCAAGGGCGCCTACTGGGTCGAGCGCGGATCGGGGTGCGCCGCGGTGGAGGCGAGACTCGAGGTCCGTCGCCTCACCTGA
- a CDS encoding MFS transporter: MSTTASSVSTAPARRTYSSLRAAWIPLTALCLAFFVEMVDNTLLSIALPTIGRDLGSSTTSLQWVSGAYALTFGGLMLTAGSLADRFGRRRVLLIGLAAFGTISLGAWFVESTAELIVLRAALGLCAAAMAPITNSLIFRLFDDEELVRKAFPVMMTVGMSGFILGPLIGGSALAHVGWEWLLLANAPIALIAWIGVRAGVAKDHADDLTNDVLDLPGAALSMSAIGLGCYALTSGVEHGWLSVVTLACALGALAAALGFIRRERSTATPMLDLRVFSQGTVRGAAIAQLGTAIAMAAVMFSLILHFQYAYGWSPIKAGLANLPMIIAMLLFSPLTEALVKRFGHRLACLIGAGVMAVSIGWLAVAVEHGYLAIAIGIVGMTAGLRTVFMTCAVALIAAMPENRTSLGAALNDTAQEVGTSIGTALVGTAIAALVTTALPIGEWSPDLVASFFRGERVTFTVLAVVVGLVVGFGSLSLTDSRGTEEPAPSA; the protein is encoded by the coding sequence ATGAGCACCACGGCTAGCTCCGTCAGCACGGCTCCTGCGCGACGTACCTATTCATCGCTGCGCGCCGCCTGGATTCCCCTCACCGCCCTATGTCTCGCGTTCTTCGTAGAGATGGTGGACAACACGTTGTTGTCGATCGCCTTGCCGACGATTGGCCGAGATCTCGGCAGCAGCACAACCTCGCTGCAGTGGGTCAGTGGCGCGTACGCCTTGACCTTCGGCGGATTGATGCTGACCGCCGGCTCCCTTGCCGACAGATTCGGTCGCAGACGCGTGCTCCTGATAGGGCTCGCGGCATTTGGCACCATCAGTCTCGGTGCATGGTTTGTCGAGTCGACCGCCGAGCTGATTGTCCTACGTGCAGCGCTCGGCCTGTGCGCAGCGGCGATGGCGCCCATCACCAACTCGCTCATCTTTCGCCTCTTCGACGACGAAGAACTCGTGCGGAAGGCCTTCCCCGTGATGATGACGGTCGGCATGAGCGGCTTCATCCTCGGCCCCCTCATCGGCGGGTCAGCGCTCGCACACGTCGGATGGGAGTGGCTTCTCCTCGCGAACGCACCCATTGCGCTGATCGCGTGGATCGGCGTACGGGCCGGGGTGGCCAAGGACCACGCCGATGACCTGACCAATGACGTGCTGGACCTGCCAGGAGCCGCACTCAGCATGAGCGCGATTGGGCTCGGATGTTATGCGCTGACGAGCGGCGTGGAGCACGGCTGGCTATCGGTCGTCACGCTCGCGTGCGCGCTAGGCGCATTGGCCGCAGCGCTTGGATTCATCCGACGTGAACGCAGCACTGCCACTCCCATGCTCGACCTTCGCGTGTTTAGCCAAGGCACGGTGCGCGGAGCGGCGATCGCCCAACTGGGCACCGCGATCGCGATGGCCGCGGTCATGTTCTCGCTCATCCTGCATTTCCAGTACGCCTACGGCTGGAGCCCCATCAAGGCTGGCCTCGCTAACCTGCCGATGATCATCGCGATGCTGCTCTTCTCGCCGCTCACCGAAGCGCTCGTGAAGCGGTTCGGGCATCGGCTCGCGTGCCTCATCGGCGCCGGTGTCATGGCCGTTTCCATCGGGTGGCTCGCCGTCGCGGTCGAGCACGGCTACCTCGCAATTGCGATCGGAATTGTTGGCATGACGGCGGGCCTGCGCACGGTCTTCATGACCTGTGCGGTCGCCCTCATCGCCGCGATGCCAGAGAACCGTACGTCCCTCGGTGCGGCTCTGAACGACACCGCGCAGGAAGTCGGGACCAGCATCGGTACGGCCCTGGTCGGCACCGCGATCGCCGCCTTGGTCACAACTGCCCTGCCGATCGGTGAGTGGTCCCCGGACCTGGTCGCTTCGTTCTTCCGCGGTGAGCGCGTGACATTCACCGTTCTCGCTGTCGTGGTTGGACTGGTCGTGGGCTTCGGCTCGCTGTCCCTAACCGACTCTCGTGGCACCGAGGAACCCGCCCCGTCCGCGTGA